The genomic segment ATCTGTGCTGTTATGGCTAATCGTAAAATCCTGTTGTTATGACGACTGAATGTTAACGCCTCTGTTACAGTGGATATCTGGTCAGTGGGATGCATCATGGGAGAGCTGCTGAAGGGGAAGGTCCTGTTTCCAGGCAACGACTGTATCCTTCACTAACACGGACATGGCTTGAAAATGAGTGCACTACACTCCACAACCACTCTGGAGCGCTGTTGCCACCAATACTGCTCTATGGACACACATCGGCTCCTCCCAGATTTGCATCACAATCCAGTCTAGAGATATAGCCTTTCTGTCTGAAGGGGAGGTGTATTGAGAGTGACTGAAAGGAAAGGAAGTTCACAATGGACTGAATTGTATTGGCTATCACTGTACAGAGTCTAAAGACGGATACAAATAGGAATGTGATTTACTGCTTTGTATATCTGTATTGGGTCCTCAAATGTAGGAGTATGTAGGAGTCTGCTGTCTGCATAAAACGAACACTAGAACACTGTTCTAGCAAAGTCAAGTATGCCTATCCTCAGTCAGTTGTTCTACCTAAAGAGTTGGTCCTGCCAACCAAATGACTTTTTCCCGATCATGATGGCCCTTAATTAACCCCTCCTGATCTAAGATATCGACCAGCTGAAGAGGATTATGGAGGTGGTGGGCACCCCGGCCCCTGACCTTTTACAGAAGATCTCCTCTGAACATGTAAGAAGatggagaaatagagggagagatgggaaagtTGAATGGATCATTAGCTATAGCAATGCTTTAATGACACTGATGATCTCCTGACATCCATTGATCGGTGTAATTGATTGACTAATTTGATGATCGATTATTCAATATTTTGCTTGTAGCATGATTGATTTCTCAATTGATGAATCAATTGGCCCTGCAATGTACTGTACACATTGTCACGTGTGTTGTTGTACATTGCTTCCTATTCATAGGCTCAGAAATATATCCAGTCTCTACCCTTCATGCCCCAGCAGGACTTAGAGAAGATATTCAGAGGAGCCAACCCAATGGGTGAGACTGAGTCATACCCGATAACTGAATTTGCCGGAGGCAAATTTTAACCCAAGGCTATAGTCACCCAAGGCTATGGATTACATAAGGCAGCTTTGTTAGTATTTTTCTCATTGTGCCTGCAtctttctctctgcatctctattcttctctctctccctctccttctctccctcagcTGTGGATCTACTGAAGCGCATGCTGGTTCTGGACTGTGACGGGCGTATCTCTGCCAGTGAGGCTCTCTCCCACCCTTATTTCTCCCAGTACCACGACCCGGACGACGAACCAGAGGCCCTGCCCTACGACCAGACGCTGGAGAGCAAGGACCGCACGCTAGAGGAGTGGAaaggtgagagagcgagagagagagatggatggtggCTGGAGTGGAGGAGGTTAAGAGGGATATTCCTTTTTAAAGATTCAACAGTTATTTTCTGCTGTGTTCTTGACCACACATAAATGCTCTCTTCCTCCTCACCTTTTGTTCATCCCTTTCTTCACCTCATCttctttctctatctttctctctctctctctccatccccctataCAGAGCTGGTGTTCGAGGAGATGAATGGAATCAAAGCGCCTGTCAGCGAGACGAGTAGTCTACAGGTGGAACAGTGAAAGACAAACCCTGCCTCCTTCTTCTCGGTCTGTCCTGTCAGCTGAGGAAGGACCGCCGTcttgtctccgtctgtctgtcggcCGGCGTTGGGGAGGCGGGAGgatccgagagaaagagagaccgcgGGCCAATCAGAAACAACGCTGTGTCCCCTAGAGGCATGACACCCCTCCCCTTGCTCACTGTGACTGGCTATTTGACTGCCTGTCATGAGTTTTGTAAAAggggagcagggagaggggaggtCTAGTTGAACTGAAAGTGATGAGAATACGCACATTACGACAATTACAGGGAGCATGTTTTGATAGGTAtatgtttacagtctgttgaagagaggtaggagagacagagacagagagagaaagtagcacTAGGGTTTTCAAACCTACCTAAGGGTCCAACTGGTAAATGGTCATTGGCTATAGGTTACTGGAAATCTTTCGTCATGAAGACATTTTATAAGCAGTCATAACGGATGTCAGTTTAAGTCTGCTTATAACACCTGTTATGTCATGGTAATGACAGTTTTATGACAGAGGGTTCTAGTGAATTGTTGTCGAGAATTTCACACATTTTATCATATTTCTATTTTAGTTGTAGCAAATATCTGTTATTTCACAGAAACTGACATAAGATGGTTCCTCCCTCGATATAGACCAATGAATGCCATTTGTGCTGTTACTGCACTACATCCCCCAACACCCACCAATATGCCACTGAATGACCAATGACAGAGATCTACTGTACATGGACAGGATTAGTGGCTGTAGGGTTTAAAACTTTGCATCATGTACAACTATTGGCCAGATTCACTAAGCATTTACACCTGTTTTTACAGAACAACACCGGTGGTAGTGTTTTGGTTACGGAGACATAACTGCATTGCTGCAAATGCTATGTAGATATGTCccaatgtacaggtaactgccaacatAAAGAATACATCAACATAAAGTGttttaatagggcattgggccaaCACAAGCCagagcagattcaatgcaccttggcaaagTTTTTGGAACTCTGTTGGAGGGAttcgacaccattcttccatgggaaattccatcatttggtgttttgttgagggtggtggaaaacgctgtctcaggcaccactccagaatctcctgtaagtgttcaattgggttgagagctggtgactgagacagccatggcatatggtttacatcgttttcatgcacatcaaaccattcagtgaccattcgtgccctgtggatgggggcattgtcatcctatgggggcatagccatggtggCCAAAATAATGACCTGCCCAGAATTTTTATACATCACCCTAAACATAATGGGATGTTAATTGATTCATTAACTCAGAAACCACACctatgtggaagcacctgctttcaatatgctTTGTATCTCTTATTAACCCAAGTGTTTCCATGATTtttgcagttacctgtatgtaggCTATGCATTTGTTGCTGGTATCACCCATTACAGATTCCACTTGGCTCCAGTCCAACAGGTTTTACTAGTCCCTGGCTCTGTTGAGAAACCCAAACCTATAGCTGAAGTTTACATCTGAACATTCAGCAGATACTATTACCCACAGTGACTCCCAGATGCAGTATGCAGATTAAATTGGATTTACAATAGGTCTGAATGTTGTAGTTTCAGAGGTCTAATATTCAGCATGTTTTAAAGGGGGGGGGACTGAGGTGAACAAATTACAGGGGAGTAAAATAATTCAATTTTCAGTAAAAACATGTTCTGGAATTGCAACATATACTACCCCAAGAACTACAACAACAATCATATACACAATGTCTCAATTACAGTAGAGATAATCCAAAATACTCTTTCTCGGTTGATGTTTGACCATTTACGGTCTTGTATGTGTCATGTACAAACGTTGATTTTGGGAACTTTGTGGATTTAAATAGAAATGCAAAAAAGATGAATGTATACAAAActgtatgtttaaaaaaaacaagtgtCTTTTCATTCAATGGTGGCATGAATTTTAACTGTAAAATTTCTGCCATATGCATTTCCAATCAATAACCGAATGTCAACTCTGTGTCATAATGCCATGACAACTCATGACAGTTGATGTCAACCAACTCAACTCTATTACAACAGTTATAACACCATTATGCAGCATGAACAAGTAAACATTTGGTTACACATATTCATAATAAATCAAATCGATCTATTCCCTGTCTTGTTAACGTCATGAATGCGTGCGTCAATCCAGTCTTGTTTTCTCCCAAAAATGATTACGTCTGTTGTTGTATGGACAAATTCCTTTATGTTTTCCAAGTATCACACAGCAGCCTATCAGCTGGTATGCAGCACTATGTTAGTTGTGAGAATCTGTCATGGGCATAGCATGTTGTGGCATTATGAAAGACCACTTTACTTCAGAGTTACTGCCtactcattcctcctccacatgGCCAAAGTTCCATCAATACTCccagcccacacacacagtagcttTCCAGTGCTTTCTGGGTTCCAAGTCTTGAGTATACATGGCCTTTtccgtgtgtgtttatgtgtgtgtcaaTTTGCCTTCAAGGTCCATTCTTGCATGTTTCCAACAAACATGCCTGCAGGCATCGAACTATGTCATAATCTCTCagccacagaacagagacagtatTATGAGAGACCATCCTTTGATCATCATGACAACGCATGTATCCTCTTCTTCCTCGTCATCAATAAAAGCTAAATTCATCACCAGTtatcttactgtgtgtgtgtggcctacaTGTACATTTTTACTTCTGAGCCTGCATATTAACAGCAACAACACTATCAGCAAAACAGAAAGGAAGGGTGACCAAGGGAGGCCAGGGAAATACTAAAATAAATTTCATCCCCACCTTTAGGCTAGGCTAGCTCTCTTCGCTATCTCATGGCAACAGACAGCATTTTGGCAACATTCCTTGTAAAGAGCCAGGGCGGCACGTAacctagctgttaagagtgttgctggttcgaatccctgagtcaactaggtgaaaaatatgcCCATGTGCCTTTAATCTGGataaagagcatctgctaaattactaaaatgttaaaatgagTCTGGACACAGACGCCCATCAATAGCACAGGGCGGCTCTAGTGTTTAACTTTTTCTGACATAATCCAGAGAGGTCATGCCACTAGGCGATTCAGGTATTAAAAACGAGTGAGACCAGCCACTGGTTACTGTTCTTTAGGCGTGTCACTGGAGACCACTGTCGGGCAACGGAATGCATTGCGCATTAGCCGAGTGCTAGAGTGTGTAGGTGGCTACATGAGAGCAAGTGAACGTAGTGTCTCATGCACAACAACGCCTCATTATCCCTGAATTAAGAGTTAGCTGGGAATACATTGACCCCCAAATCGATTTGGATATGTCGGTCCGCACGCGGACAGGATTTTACCGTCAGGAGGTAAACAAAACGGCATGGGAGGTTCCCGAGCGATACCGCGAGCTAAAGCAGGTGGGGACTGGCGCGTATGGGACAGTATGGTGAGTTTTATACGAGTTTAATCATCAAACATGGGTAGGCTACTCTTCGTAAATGTCGAATTTGGAGTTAACAATAGCCTATGTGAAGGCAATACAAACCAAGCCACAACAAGACGTGACTCGTTCCTAAAATTAGCATCGTTTTTTTTTTAGGAACTGTTCATCTCATGCATTCTTCATGTGGTTAAAGTGAAGTTTTTGTGCAGTGGAGCGCTGGATTGTGTCCGAATTAAGTCATCAACAAACATCGGTGCTATTTGATGAATAGTGAAGAAACAACCTTTACATTATGCGGTTTCTGTTTCATTCCTAAACATAGCTTACACCGCAGGGACTTTTTGGGCTTTGTGAAGTCGGGAAAAGCATAACAAAGAACCCCCATTGGCCTCATTGTTTGTTGGATTTTAGTGAGCAGAAGATTTCGATTTAAGTGCATCGGCCTACATCTGTTCTGGGTCTTTGCGCAATGTTTCTTGGGATATGCCGACCAAATGTTTCTACTTGAATTCCAGAAATACCCAAGAATGTCTTTGAAGTAGGCCCAACCACTTGATTATAAAACATGATATTTGGATGTAAATTATTTTAAAGAAATAATTAATCAAGCAttcaaaaaggaaaaaaaaaagagttgggtccttgttcagtaggctaccaCCACCAATGGCCAACATTGATAAAATGTTTTCTTCCCTGTACCTACATTTCTTGCTGCAGTTCCGCCCAGGACCACAGGACTGGGGTGAGGGTGGCCATCAAGAAGCTCCACAGACCcttccagtcaaagctcttcgCCAAGAGGGCCTACAGAGAGCTCCGACTCCTCAAGCACATGAAGCACGAAAATGTGAGGGCCTTTCCTGAAATATGCACCTAATGGTGCACATAAATGCACATAAATAGAAAATGTGTCTGTTTCAGACCACTAATTAGGCCTTGTCTAAAAACGAAATGGCGCAACTCTGCAGTACTGCGTTTAAAACTCACTTTTATCCATAGCAAACTGTTCAAATCCTTATGGCCTAGGCTGCGTGCAGAGAGCAGTGACAGTTTCTTTTTTGCACAGAGTGAGACAAACACAGCTGTTCCTTATGATTGGCAATTAGTCAGTAGCAGAGTAGTCAGAAAGATCACATTGGTAATAGTCACATCACAACCCATAATACTAAACAGAAACACATCATATCAAGATTATAGAGATATTCATTTGAGGCAGGCACAGGTTCTGAGTCTTGATTTGAGAAGTTGAATCAGGCATtcaatttggggcggcaggtagcctcatggttagagtgttgggccagtaactgaaaggttgctggattgaatccctgagctgacaaggtaaaaatcagtcattctgcccctgaacaaggcaggtaacccactgttcccccgtaggctgtcattgtaaataagcatttgttcttaactgacttgcctagttaaataaaggttaaattacatGTTGTAGCTCTCCTGGACCAGGGTTGGACTTGGTGACCACTGATTTCAGAGGTCTACTGGGTATACAGGGAGTAGGTAGAGTTTAATAATGGTACACAAGGAAAGTCTGAGAAGGAAGCCAATCCATGTTGTGGGAAAAATGCCTCATAGCAACATCTACTTTAGTCAGTGGCTCACTCTAGAACGACAGAGACACACCCCATATcacaattttgtgtgtgtgtgtgtgtgtgtgtgtgtgtgtgtgtgtgtgtgtgtgtgtgtgtgtgtgtgtgtgtgtgtgtgtgtgtgtgtgtgtgtgtgtgtgtgtgtgtgtgtgtgtgtgtgggaattcAAGTGGGAATCATTTCCTGATACTGTAATTCATCATAATGATGCAAAATAAAATAATCTCCAGTTAGTCTATAATTGAGCTATTCTATTTATTTTCTGTTATTCTTTGATTGGCTTGGATTAGGTGATTGGACTGCTGGATGTGTTCACCTCTGAGATCTCATTGGACAGGTTTCATGACTTGTAAGTACCTCTTTGTCCAATACCCTTCCTGTTCATATATTGAATGTTTTTATTCACAGTGAAGTATACATTTTTTCCTTTTCTCCTGTCATTCTCAGTTACCTGGTAATGCCATTCATGGGTACTGATCTGGGGAAACTGATGAAGATGGAGAGATTGTCACAGGACAGGGTGCAATTCCTCGTCTATCAAATGCTGAAAGGACTCAAGGTTAGAGTTGCATACATACACATGCACTCAAaagaacaatatatatatatacaattctAAGCAGTTTAAAAGATATACCTACAAATGCTGATTTTTATCCCCAACATTCAAATATGATACCAAAAAAAGGCAGTTTATACAGAAGGTTTAAATGTTTCCCAGAATATACTTGAATACCACCTTCTTTTTCTAATTTTAAGACGTTCTCTTTTCCTGGTCTTTTGTGACTCCCCACAGTATATCCACTCTGCAGGGATCATCCACAGGGTGCGTAACCTCTGACCTTTCAACTATGTGCAATGGGTTTGGGGCCCTTGCTCTTTTTGACGCCCACTGCTATTCATGCCGTTTTCCATATCAGAAGCTCTTTGTGTGGGTGCTTGCGTGTGTTTGCGTCAATCTGGCAGCATGATAATGTAATTTTTCTAAATACCAACAGGATCTCAAACCTGGAAATTTATCTGTCAACGAAGACTGCGAGCTAAAGGTACTACATGTATCACCAGACCTGTGATAAGCACTGTGCTTTACCTGTtcagtctcgctctctctcgattTAACTGAAATACACTTTATtgaagtggaggctgctgaggggaggacagatcatactaatggctggaacggagcagatggaatgggatggcatcaaacacctggaaaccctgtatttgataccattctactATTCCACTCatgccattaccacaagcccgtcctccccaattaaggtgccaccaacctcctgtactTTATTGTCATAAAAGGGACAATCCAATGTAGCCAAagcaactctctctctgtctgtctcagatcCTTGACTTCGGGCTGGCTCGGCAGACGGACACAGAGATGACGGGGTACGTCGTCACTCGCTGGTACAGAGCCCCTGAGGTAATCCTCAATTGGATGCACTATACCCAGACTGGTGAGTCTCTCTCATACACTCATTCATGGCTGCCTTCTTTGTCCACATGATGGCAGTACTTTCTAATGTCAAAAACTGTGTTATCGCCATGATTAATCATGCTATTGTAACCAGAAAAATGTCCTACAGTATGAGGTCCTATGGAGATCTATCTCTTTGTACAATTTGTGTTAAATATATTTGTAACTGAACTCACTGGTATGGTAGCAGTTTGGTAGCAATGTGGTACTGAAAGACCATTCAATCCTATATATGTCTTTGTCCTCGCGTCAGTGGATATCTGGTCGGTGGGCTGCATCATGGCGGAGATGCTGCTGGGGAAGCCGCTGTTCAAAGGAAATGACCGTATCCTTTTTCAGTGTTTACTACTCTGTCTTCACCCCACACAACTATTGCAGAATAATGATCCTGCTAGGCAAATCAGCAGGTGCATTAGTCATAATTATATGTTATCAACCTGTCAAAGACTAGTTCTGTAAGCTTATTATGGCTAAGCATATATAGTATGAGCA from the Salmo salar chromosome ssa17, Ssal_v3.1, whole genome shotgun sequence genome contains:
- the LOC106576244 gene encoding mitogen-activated protein kinase 11 isoform X2; amino-acid sequence: MKHENVIGLLDVFSPAASLEDFHEVYLVTNLMGADLNNIVKFQRLSDEHVQFLIYQLLRGLKYIHSAGLIHRDLKPSNVAVNEDCELRILDFGLARQTDDEMTGYVATRWYRAPEIMLNWMHYNQTVDIWSVGCIMGELLKGKVLFPGNDYIDQLKRIMEVVGTPAPDLLQKISSEHAQKYIQSLPFMPQQDLEKIFRGANPMAVDLLKRMLVLDCDGRISASEALSHPYFSQYHDPDDEPEALPYDQTLESKDRTLEEWKELVFEEMNGIKAPVSETSSLQVEQ
- the LOC106576243 gene encoding mitogen-activated protein kinase 12, producing the protein MSVRTRTGFYRQEVNKTAWEVPERYRELKQVGTGAYGTVCSAQDHRTGVRVAIKKLHRPFQSKLFAKRAYRELRLLKHMKHENVIGLLDVFTSEISLDRFHDFYLVMPFMGTDLGKLMKMERLSQDRVQFLVYQMLKGLKYIHSAGIIHRDLKPGNLSVNEDCELKILDFGLARQTDTEMTGYVVTRWYRAPEVILNWMHYTQTVDIWSVGCIMAEMLLGKPLFKGNDHLDQLKEIMKITGTPTADFVTKLQSQDAKNYIRSLPKVPKKDLHFLFSKASSDAVCVLERMLLLDPERRVSASEALAMPFFSEFREPEEETEAQPYDHSMDNTDLLLEQWKRYTFTEILSFRPAATEIKDPKETSL